From the genome of Streptacidiphilus rugosus AM-16, one region includes:
- a CDS encoding FadR/GntR family transcriptional regulator, giving the protein MAPVKPLPLSSAARRAVFASLAAEPRVDAVVRRLGDAITLGLLGDGEQLPGESELSAQLGVATVTLREALVVLRHQGLVTTRRGRGGGTFVCAPADTLDERLRARLLAHTTEELRDLADHWAALAGGTARLAAERADAPDLEAPRRSLLDFARAEDPAARGRIDGRLHVEIAAAAQSARLTREEIRFQTEIGPLLCLAFNQPEAHREADAQHRALLDAVASGNGELARDLAEQHVHVALRRLIERRLDGPWQQQA; this is encoded by the coding sequence ATGGCCCCCGTGAAGCCGCTGCCGCTCTCGAGTGCCGCCCGCCGTGCGGTCTTCGCGTCCCTCGCGGCCGAGCCCCGCGTCGACGCGGTGGTCCGGCGCCTCGGCGACGCGATCACGCTGGGCCTGCTCGGCGACGGCGAGCAACTGCCGGGCGAGAGTGAGCTCTCCGCCCAGCTCGGCGTCGCCACGGTCACCCTCCGCGAGGCGCTCGTGGTGCTGCGGCACCAGGGCCTGGTGACGACCCGTCGCGGTCGCGGCGGCGGCACCTTCGTCTGCGCGCCCGCCGACACCCTCGACGAGCGCCTGCGCGCGCGACTGCTGGCCCACACCACGGAGGAACTGCGCGACCTCGCCGACCACTGGGCCGCGCTCGCGGGCGGCACCGCCCGCCTCGCGGCGGAACGCGCGGACGCCCCCGACCTGGAGGCCCCGCGCCGCTCCCTGCTCGACTTCGCCCGGGCCGAGGACCCGGCCGCCCGCGGCCGGATCGACGGACGCCTGCATGTGGAGATCGCGGCGGCCGCGCAGTCCGCGCGGCTGACCCGCGAGGAGATCCGTTTTCAGACGGAGATCGGCCCGCTACTCTGTCTCGCGTTCAACCAACCCGAGGCCCATCGCGAGGCGGACGCCCAGCACCGCGCGCTGCTGGACGCCGTGGCGTCCGGCAACGGGGAGCTGGCACGCGACCTCGCCGAGCAGCACGTGCACGTCGCGCTGCGCCGCCTCATCGAACGGCGACTGGACGGCCCATGGCAGCAACAGGCGTGA